The Lycium barbarum isolate Lr01 chromosome 4, ASM1917538v2, whole genome shotgun sequence nucleotide sequence TAAAAAACCGGTAACTCGAAGCCTGCACAAGTCTACAAAATCTTGAATGAAATTTTAGTGGCAGTCTTCATACTCTTAATAAATTCATGTTATTATTCTTCTTCCTCGTCGAATGAGTGACCTGATATCCTTATTATGCATCGGTCTCCAATTCAATATGTTTCGTTTTAGCTTTCGAGCATCCTGcattcaaaagaaaaagaaaaaacagaaCACATGAGGATGGCGTTTAACACTATCCATATATATAAATAGCTGTTGTAAGGGTACCTTAAactcaaatttggaattttgtgCTTTTGGTACTACAGAGAGGCCATCTCGAACCGGAAGCACTGCAAATCCATGCGTGAAAATTAAAATGTGaacatttctttcttaaactccaatGTTGAAAATTTCCATCTTGTAAAGGTTTTTAATTTACCTGGAGGTGAATAGGTAGACTTTTTGTCTGAATCTTCTAGTAGAGATGGCTTAAAGTTGTAAGTGTACAAAAATAGTGGCACATCTTCCTCTGTCTCAAATTCATCCTTGTCCACAATTTTATTATCCATTGGTATACTAAATCCCCTTCATTCATGCAAAGTTCATTAGGCTTCTATTCTCCACAATTAACATTGTCCTCGAAATAATATAATCCACTCGATAAAAAGTACGTAATTAATTACCTTGACATTTTCGTTCTCCTGAGATCTTGAGTTGCTGGTTTAGAAAACAAAAGTATTAGTATACAATTACGTTTGGTTTAAAAAAATAGTGAACTTATTGAGTGGATTCAAGGTGTTGAAGTTATAAAAATTACGTGGTGATATATAGCGACGATGATGTGTTGCTAATTCAGTATTCCAACAAAGCCTTGTGAGAGCAAGCATTTGAGAGTATTGCTGGCAGGTCGCTAGCCTCTAATTAAATTGAACCAACACTAAAAAACATTAGCAAAAATTATCAAAGGAAACAAGAGAATGTAGAATAAGGTGAGAAATTGATAAATGCGTTAAGTTTTATATTCACTGACAGTTACAAAAAAATTGAGTAATAACTACGAACTTGAGTCAAGCCATCGATTCGAAGCTCTGTTTCAGAAGCTGTGTCAATCTTGGAAATCCGGCATTCAAGTTTAGATGAGACGCTTCCTAAATGAT carries:
- the LOC132636797 gene encoding probable protein ABIL5 isoform X2 produces the protein MQTCSGTRMKKEEFNSSPKKYTETEADDATKFNSSLQELKDLCSQLHHAADYCEKTFQKAEEKRDVVENTKEYLCRAVVTVVDHLGSVSSKLECRISKIDTASETELRIDGLTQRLATCQQYSQMLALTRLCWNTELATHHRRYISPPTQDLRRTKMSSIPMDNKIVDKDEFETEEDVPLFLYTYNFKPSLLEDSDKKSTYSPPVLPVRDGLSVVPKAQNSKFEFKDARKLKRNILNWRPMHNKDIRSLIRRGRRIIT
- the LOC132636797 gene encoding probable protein ABIL5 isoform X1; translated protein: MQTCSGTRMKKEEFNSSPKKYTETEADDATKFNSSLQELKDLCSQLHHAADYCEKTFQKAEEKRDVVENTKEYLCRAVVTVVDHLGSVSSKLECRISKIDTASETELRIDGLTQRLATCQQYSQMLALTRLCWNTELATHHRRYISPPTQDLRRTKMSRGFSIPMDNKIVDKDEFETEEDVPLFLYTYNFKPSLLEDSDKKSTYSPPVLPVRDGLSVVPKAQNSKFEFKDARKLKRNILNWRPMHNKDIRSLIRRGRRIIT